GACGATTTTGTCATTGGCATTGGCTTGCTCAACCGCAAACCTCATTCTTGGCGTCCAAACACTATCGAGAGTGCCGATATTGATCACCAGAGCCCCGGCAAAAGAGAGCATTTCAGCCATTTCTTGTTTTGAATGCGCCATGATAGGAGAAGCGCCTATAGCCAGTAAGGCATTGGCGGTGTTGTTCATCACGACATAGTTGGTGATATTAACCACCAGCGGTTTTTGCTGGCGAACGGCATTAAGAGCTTGCGAAATTTGTTCGATTAACATGGCTGTTTCCTATTTTACTAAATGGGCATCAAGCCCTTGCTGCCAAAAGGCAATTTCCATACGAGTCGCGGTTTTAAATACGTGGATGAGGTTTTTCCCGCGAGCGCTATCAATCTCTATGTCGGCGAGTAACTGGTTGAAGTGTTCAGCACCTGAGGCGACTCCGGTTTGGAATTCATCGCCTCCGTATAACTGGATCCAGCTTGCGTACGGGTTACCTTCAATCTGAGTCTGTGGGTCATTGATCAACAGATGACCAATGGTGGCATAGCCAATAGAGCAAGGAGCAAGAGCGGCATAGAGATCGACCAGGTCACCACTCATACCGGCATCCAACACATATCGGGTGTAGGCAACGGTGCCAAAATCTTCGGCTTCGTTTTCAAGGTCTGCCTCCGTTAGCCCCCATTGCTCGCAATAGCTCACATGGTGAGCGATTTCTGAATCGAGCAGAGCATGCACACTTGGCAATGCGCGACGCATATCATCAAGTGTGCGAGCCTTGTAAATTGCCAGCGCATAGGCACGAGCATACTGTTTGAGAAATAAGAAATCTTGCTTGAGGTAGTGAAGAAAACAAGCCTGTGGCAAGGTGCCTTTTGCTAATTGTTGTACAAAGTCATGCTGAGTATATTGCTGCCAATCTTCTTGGCATGCCTCAATTAAGTCTTGGTATTGCATGATGAGTAAATCCCAGTATTAGTTGAAATTTGGTACGTAATCTTGTGCTTTTGGTAGCGTGGTAATGATCTTTTGTGCGTACATAAATTGGGCATAATCGTCGTAACGTTTGAGATCCACTGCGGCAGGACGCAGGGCAAAGCGGGTTAACGTGTCATTCCATGCGCGTTGGTTTAGTTCATTGTTGAGTGTGTCAGGCGCGTAGCTGACGAACTCTTGCCAAGCTTGCTTAGGGTGATTGACGATATAAGTTGTCGCCTGCTCGAGCGCTTGGTTGAAGGCTTGAATGGCTTGTTTATCATAGGTGTTTGCGTTGGCAACAAAAACCAACTCATCATAAGTTGGTACTCCATGTTCCTCAGGGAAGAAAGCTTTGGCTTGATAGCCCTCTAATGCTAATTGGTTGGTTTCAAAGTTGCGTAAACCACCCCAAATTGCATCCACTTTGCCTGAAGCGAGTGACGAAGAGAGTGCCCAACCGACGTTGATGATCTCTACATCTGAGTAGCTCACATTGGCGCTTGCTAGCATAGTACCGATCGTCGCTTCTTCATTACCCGCGATAGCGATGCCGATTTTCTTGCCTTTTAAATCACTCAGATGGTTGCTGTGACCATTGTCGAGCACCATCAGGGTATTTAGCGGTGTCGCTATTAGGGTGGCAGAGCGGATCAAAGGCAGCCCAGCCGCAACATCAATGGTCAAATTTGGTTGGTATGAAATTGCCATATCCACTTTGCCAGCGGCGACGAGCTTAGGGGGCATGGTTGGGTCAGCTGGCTCTAAGATATTGACTTGCAAACCATGTTGTTTGAAATAGCCTTTTTGTTGAGCAATGACAATCGGTCCATGGTTGGGGTTTACAAACCAGTCGAGCATTAAGCTAATAGGTTTATCTTGCGCTAAAGCGTGAGTGGATATGAGGCTAGCAAGCAGAGCCGTTACGCGTACGAATTTGATGTTTAACATGTCTATTCCTTGTTGAAGTCGCCTATTTGTTTTCCCATGGAATGGCGGTTTTTAGTAATTTGTCGGTGATGAAATAGAGCGCGACAGAAATCGCAGCCAAAATAAATAACGCGGCAAACATTTCATCGATGATCATGCGGGCATTGGCTTGCAGCATCAGATACCCCAATCCCGCACTGGAGCCCACCCACTCCCCAACCACCGCGCCAATTGGTGCGATGACAACAGCAACACGAATACCCGAAGCTAAGGTCGGTAAGGCGGCAGGTAATTGAATATGGCGTAACAATTGCCATTTAGATGCGCCCATCGTTTTGCCAAGGTCGAGGTAACCCGTTGGGGTATTACGTAGTCCGTCGTAACAACAAGTTGTTACAGGAAAGAAGATAATGATTG
The genomic region above belongs to Vibrio ponticus and contains:
- the tenA gene encoding thiaminase II, which gives rise to MQYQDLIEACQEDWQQYTQHDFVQQLAKGTLPQACFLHYLKQDFLFLKQYARAYALAIYKARTLDDMRRALPSVHALLDSEIAHHVSYCEQWGLTEADLENEAEDFGTVAYTRYVLDAGMSGDLVDLYAALAPCSIGYATIGHLLINDPQTQIEGNPYASWIQLYGGDEFQTGVASGAEHFNQLLADIEIDSARGKNLIHVFKTATRMEIAFWQQGLDAHLVK
- a CDS encoding ABC transporter substrate-binding protein — encoded protein: MLNIKFVRVTALLASLISTHALAQDKPISLMLDWFVNPNHGPIVIAQQKGYFKQHGLQVNILEPADPTMPPKLVAAGKVDMAISYQPNLTIDVAAGLPLIRSATLIATPLNTLMVLDNGHSNHLSDLKGKKIGIAIAGNEEATIGTMLASANVSYSDVEIINVGWALSSSLASGKVDAIWGGLRNFETNQLALEGYQAKAFFPEEHGVPTYDELVFVANANTYDKQAIQAFNQALEQATTYIVNHPKQAWQEFVSYAPDTLNNELNQRAWNDTLTRFALRPAAVDLKRYDDYAQFMYAQKIITTLPKAQDYVPNFN